One genomic region from Quercus robur chromosome 4, dhQueRobu3.1, whole genome shotgun sequence encodes:
- the LOC126721785 gene encoding uncharacterized protein LOC126721785, with the protein MEHPTSKLFSLKIRVTMFGVSKFQPRGGADSRTFEYKFKIRCNSCNTVSEDTIAVSLGEKKVCKCKNRTCCAQGNITLEPGHGREVSENDNMKFVPLMRFRCMGFYPQEFEFGDDWAATLKDREDEMNFQENLWHFENGSVLLKHNGDAASVYNLDSVFECIEKRISMI; encoded by the exons ATGGAACATCCCACCTCCAAgcttttttccttgaaaattcgGGTTACTATGTTTGGAGTAAGTAAGTTCCAGCCTCGAGGTGGTGCAGATAGTCGAACCTTTGAGTACAAGTTTAAG ATAAGATGCAACTCATGCAACACTGTCAGTGAGGATACCATTGCTGTGtctttgggggaaaaaaaagtttgcaaA TGCAAAAACCGGACTTGTTGTGCTCAAGGTAATATTACATTGGAACCTGGACATGGAAGGGAAGTTTCTGAAAATGATAATATGAAGTTTGTGCCGTTGATGCGCTTCCGTTGCATGGGTTTTTATCCCCAGGAATTTGAGTTTGGGGATGATTGGGCTGCAACATTG aAAGATCGTGAAGATGAAATGAACTTCCAAGAGAATCTCTGGCATTTTGAGAATGGGTCAGTTCTATTGAAGCACAATGGAGATGCAGCATCCGTGTATAATTTGGACAGTGTCTTTGAGTGCATTGAGAAGAGAATTAGTATGATCTAG
- the LOC126721163 gene encoding aspartyl protease family protein 2: MESKSREVLLLFTFTTALFFFLSTSSSASLQTQTQTLLLNPLTAPQTTLSWLEPESESLSSSTTTEADPDSNSTATLQLHHIDSLSSNKTPDQLFHLKLQRDALRVDSLLSLAAAKRGGGHGGLGLGFSSSIISGLASGSGEYFTRIGVGTPPKYAYMVLDTGSDVVWIQCSPCKKCYSQSDPVFNPKKSRSFNGIACTSPLCRKLDSPGCNQQRQACLYQVSYGDGSITQGDFSTETLTFRGTKVPRVALGCGHDNEGLFVGAAGLLGLGRGRLSFPTQAGRRFNRKFSYCLVDRSASTSSKPSSIVFGDAAVSRTAKFTPLLFNRKLDTFYYLEMLGISVGGRRVRGVTPSLFKLDAAGNGGVIIDSGTSVTRLTRPAYLAFRDAFRAGAPNLKRAPEFSLFDTCFDLSGKTEVKVPTVVLHFRGADVSLPATNYLIPVDSSGTFCFAFAATLSGLSIIGNIQQQGFRVVYDLAGSRVGFAPRGCA; the protein is encoded by the coding sequence ATGGAATCCAAATCAAGAGAAGTCCTCCTCCTCTTTACCTTCACCACcgccctttttttctttctctccactTCTTCCTCAGCCTCActtcaaacccaaacccaaaccctacTCCTCAACCCTCTCACTGCTCCACAAACCACCCTCTCATGGCTCGAACCCGAATCTGAATCtctctcctcctccaccaccaccgaAGCCGACCCAGATTCCAACTCCACCGCCACTCTCCAACTCCACCACATAGACTCCCTCTCCTCCAACAAAACCCCAGACCAACTCTTCCACCTCAAGCTCCAACGCGACGCGCTGCGAGTGGACTCCCTTCTCTCCCTCGCAGCCGCCAAGCGCGGCGGCGGCCACGGAGGTCTGGGCCTAGGGTTCAGCAGCTCGATCATCTCCGGTCTGGCCTCAGGCAGCGGCGAGTACTTCACACGCATCGGCGTAGGAACCCCACCTAAATACGCCTACATGGTCCTGGACACAGGAAGCGACGTGGTCTGGATCCAATGCTCTCCTTGCAAAAAATGCTACTCCCAAAGCGACCCcgttttcaacccaaaaaaatcgAGATCTTTCAACGGGATCGCCTGCACGTCACCCTTGTGTCGTAAGCTAGACTCTCCTGGTTGTAACCAACAACGTCAGGCTTGTCTCTACCAAGTCTCTTACGGTGACGGATCCATCACACAAGGTGATTTCTCCACCGAAACTCTCACCTTCCGTGGCACCAAAGTCCCACGTGTCGCCCTCGGTTGCGGCCACGATAACGAGGGTTTGTTCGTCGGTGCAGCTGGCTTGTTGGGTTTAGGTCGGGGGAGGTTATCGTTTCCCACCCAAGCCGGTCGCCGGTTCAACCGGAAATTCTCCTACTGTCTGGTAGACCGATCTGCCTCCACTTCCTCTAAGCCTTCTTCAATTGTTTTCGGAGACGCCGCTGTTTCTCGAACCGCCAAGTTCACTCCCTTGTTGTTCAACCGAAAGCTCGACACCTTTTACTACTTGGAGATGCTGGGGATCAGTGTCGGAGGGAGACGTGTCCGTGGGGTCACGCCCTCGTTGTTCAAGCTCGACGCAGCTGGGAACGGTGGGGTTATCATCGATTCGGGTACTTccgtgacccgtttgacccgaCCCGCTTATTTGGCGTTCAGGGACGCTTTCAGGGCCGGTGCTCCGAATCTGAAACGGGCACCCGAGTTCTCTCTCTTCGATACCTGCTTTGACCTGTCAGGGAAAACTGAGGTGAAGGTACCCACAGTGGTGTTGCATTTTCGAGGTGCTGACGTGTCATTGCCGGCCACGAATTATTTGATCCCGGTGGATAGTAGTGGGACTTTTTGCTTTGCGTTTGCTGCTACGCTCAGTGGCTTGTCCATTATTGGGAATATCCAGCAACAGGGTTTCCGGGTTGTTTATGATTTGGCGGGTTCTCGGGTCGGATTTGCTCCACGAGGCTGCGCTTGA